In Humulus lupulus chromosome 7, drHumLupu1.1, whole genome shotgun sequence, the following are encoded in one genomic region:
- the LOC133791378 gene encoding protein FAR1-RELATED SEQUENCE 5-like — MEYWEEELEVQDLFSSDSSGENETCEEQEVEDVRQGGPNDGDKVNEALKTQENITNEGGMQISNDEGLSNQGIFLKYGIHAVATNLTMDNMVGHAFATLLMAEEFIYEYAKVVGFSIRKGHMCTNIRGNIRLREWVYSRQGSRSEQHTSRLDRVREPKAITRCGCNVAFRVILNRKRDNWICKYFFPFHSHSLASDHHKQYLWSNKVVSPSCLQKANCIKKSGIRTCHIMSYMAELVGGYDKTPFTIKDLYNRMSSASTIGFKGSDAGRALRYLEHKADHDPGFYALFAYDKGKRLLHLFWADAKSRSDYERYGHAIAFDSTYKTNSFGKPLLIWVGINNHFRTCILGFAILDTTASYMWATRAFLACMKGVLPITVVTDGDPAIEKTLKDLMPNVTHRLCYWHIHKNAISHTKDPSFRKELTNLVFRYYTEEEFERRWAALLTHFDVEDNSYVVSLYKSRKSWAKTFLRGNFFCGMTTTQRSKGINVVLKKKVNQHMKMYEFVRALDMALSWVRQREAKDEYESLHTIPQLGKTNLHNIEEELSIIYRRNMFFRVRKQMSKEGNYTVATTDVEDDAMILKLEKYPHPGIQRSVYVTDDRQLFACECQYFLSFAIPCRHIFAAIKHLRITQMPKSLILTQWTIEATQLPDVENDSYARYQDTNAEERARFGGITSKMIELAYLGSRTHYAYEIANYEIDRICAQLRNNLQIGEEGSKDKLPLHRQSDFNILDPYLSKNKGTAKMRGSNGGVARKCSI; from the coding sequence ATGGAGTACTGGGAAGAAGAATTGGAGGTGCAGGACCTCTTTAGCAGTGACTCTAGTGGAGAAAATGAGACATGTGAAGAACAAGAAGTGGAAGATGTACGCCAGGGGGGACCTAATGATGGTGACAAAGTAAATGAGGCACTTAAAACACAAGAGAACATAACTAATGAAGGGGGCATGCAGATATCAAATGATGAAGGATTGTCCAACCAGGGGATATTTCTAAAGTACGGTATACATGCAGTAGCCACCAATTTGACAATGGATAACATGGTCGGTCATGCTTTTGCTACACTTCTTATGGCAGAAGAATTCATATATGAGTACGCAAAGGTAGTGGGGTTTAGTATTCGTAAGGGCCATATGTGTACAAATATTCGAGGTAACATTCGTTTGAGAGAGTGGGTCTACTCAAGGCAGGGAAGTAGGTCTGAACAGCATACATCAAGACTTGATAGAGTGAGGGAGCCAAAGGCCATCACCCGATGTGGGTGCAATGTGGCTTTTCGAGTTATCCTTAACAGAAAAAGGGATAACTGGATATGCAAATATTTTTTCCCATTTCATTCACACTCGTTAGCAAGTGATCATCACAAGCAGTATCTATGGTCAAATAAAGTGGTATCACCTAGCTGTCTTCAGAAGGCAAATTGTATAAAGAAATCTGGCATTAGAACATGCCACATTATGTCATACATGGCAGAGCTAGTCGGTGGATATGATAAGACCCCATTTACAATCAAAGACCTATACAATCGAATGTCATCGGCTTCAACTATTGGCTTTAAGGGGTCGGATGCTGGCAGAGCCTTAAGGTATCTGGAGCACAAAGCAGATCACGATCCAGGTTTCTATGCTTTATTTGCTTATGATAAAGGCAAGAGATTACTTCACTTGTTCTGGGCAGATGCAAAATCAAGGTCGGATTACGAAAGATATGGACACGCAATCGCCTTTGATTCTACATATAAGACAAATAGCTTTGGTAAGCCTTTATTGATTTGGGTTGGTATTAATAACCACTTTCGGACTTGTATACTTGGTTTCGCAATCCTTGACACCACTGCTAGCTACATGTGGGCAACGAGGGCCTTCTTGGCTTGTATGAAAGGTGTGCTACCGATAACAGTTGTCACCGATGGAGATCCTGCCATTGAAAAAACACTAAAAGACTTGATGCCTAATGTCACACATCGGCTATGTTATTGGCATATACACAAAAATGCCATTTCTCACACAAAAGACCCATCATTCAGGAAGGAACTAACTAATTTAGTGTTTAGATATTACACCGAGGAGGAATTCGAAAGAAGGTGGGCAGCATTGCTCACTCACTTTGATGTGGAAGATAACTCATATGTCGTAAGTCTTTATAAATCAAGAAAGAGTTGGGCAAAAACCTTCTTGAGGGGAAATTTTTTTTGCGGAATGACAACAACCCAAAGGAGCAAAGGTATTAATGTTGTCTTGAAGAAGAAGGTCAATCAACATATGAAGATGTATGAGTTCGTTAGAGCTCTTGACATGGCACTTTCATGGGTACGACAACGAGAGGCTAAAGATGAGTATGAGTCATTGCACACAATCCCACAATTAGGCAAGACAAATTTGCACAACATAGAGGAGGAGTTGTCGATAATTTACAGGAGGAACATGTTCTTCAGAGTAAGGAAGCAGATGTCCAAAGAAGGAAACTACACCGTTGCAACTACTGACGTAGAGGATGATGCAATGATATTGAAGCTGGAGAAGTATCCTCACCCAGGAATACAGAGGTCAGTCTATGTCACAGACGATCGTCAATTATTTGCTTGTGAGTGCCAGTATTTTCTTTCCTTTGCCATACCTTGTCGGCATATTTTTGCAGCAATTAAGCACCTGCGTATCACACAAATGCCTAAATCACTAATCCTAACACAGTGGACGATTGAAGCTACACAACTTCCTGATGTGGAAAACGATTCCTATGCAAGATATCAAGACACAAATGCAGAAGAGAGAGCAAGGTTTGGTGGCATTACTAGCAAAATGATTGAACTCGCTTACCTAGGATCGAGGACTCATTATGCATACGAAATAGCAAACTATGAGATTGATAGAATTTGCGCACAATTAAGAAACAACCTCCAAATTGGGGAAGAAGGTTCCAAGGACAAGCTTCCTTTACATCGTCAATCAGACTTCAACATATTGGATCCTTATTTGAGTAAGAATAAAGGCACAGCTAAGATGAGAGGGTCAAACGGTGGAGTAGCCCGAAAGTGtagtatttga